A stretch of DNA from Desulfosarcina ovata subsp. ovata:
CAACCCGGTGGGGATCACCCAGGAGGATGTTCCCCAGGAGGTGATCGACCGCGAACGCGAAATCTACCGCGCCCAGGTAATCGAGATGGGTAAACCGGAGCAGATGGTCGAAAAGATCGCCGAGGGCAAGATGAACAAGTTCTACAAGGAAAACTGCCTGATGAATCAGCAGTATGTCAAGGAGCCGGACAAGACCATTGCGGACTACCTCAACGAAGTCATTGCCCGGACCGGTGAGAAGATCAGCATTAAACGATTCGCCAGATTCCAGATTGGGGCAGACTAACGTGGCCACGCGATTCAAGCGTATATTGCTCAAACTGAGCGGAGAAGCCCTGATGGGCGATCAGGGCTTCGGCATTTGTCCCAATATGCTCTCCTATGTTGCCGAAGAGGTCCGTTCCATCATCGAGCTGGATGTACAGTTGGCCATTGTGGTTGGCGGCGGAAACATTTTTCGCGGTGTGGCGGCCGGCTCGTTCGGCATGGAGCGGACGTCGGCCGACCACATGGGGATGCTGGCCACGGTGCTCAACAGCCTGGCGCTCCAGGATGCCCTGGAAAAAAAGGGCATTCAGACCCGCGTCCAAACGGCCATCTCCATGCACGAGGTGGCCGAGCCGTATATCCTGCGGCGGGCGTTGCGGCATCTGGAGAAGGGGCGGGTGGTGATTTTCGCCGCCGGTTCCGGCAACCCCTATTTTACCACCGATACGGCGGCCGTGCTGCGCGCCAAGGAGATCCACGCCGAGATTCTGCTCAAGGCCACCAAGGTCAACGGCCTGTACGACAGCGATCCCGAGCGCAACGCCGACGCCCGTTTTATCAAGACCATCAGTTATATGGAAGTGCTCGAACGGCAGCTGAAGGTGATGGACATGACCGCCATCTCCCTGGCCATGGACAACCAGCTGCCCCTGATGGTGTTCAATCTCAAGGAAAAGGGAAACATCCAAAAAGTGGTCTGCGGCGAAAACGTGGGAACCACGATCGGCGGCTGATCCGGCCGTTGGGACGCCCCGACCGATACTGCGCTAACCCCGCCCTACCGAGGTAACTACCATGATCGATGAAACCCTTCAGGAAACCAAATCGCGGATGGGCAAGACCATCGGCGCACTGGAAAACGAACTCAAACGGGTGAGGACCGGAAGGGCCTCTCTTGCGCTTTTGGACGGTATCCGGGTCGATTATTACGGTGCCCAGACCCAACTG
This window harbors:
- the pyrH gene encoding UMP kinase gives rise to the protein MATRFKRILLKLSGEALMGDQGFGICPNMLSYVAEEVRSIIELDVQLAIVVGGGNIFRGVAAGSFGMERTSADHMGMLATVLNSLALQDALEKKGIQTRVQTAISMHEVAEPYILRRALRHLEKGRVVIFAAGSGNPYFTTDTAAVLRAKEIHAEILLKATKVNGLYDSDPERNADARFIKTISYMEVLERQLKVMDMTAISLAMDNQLPLMVFNLKEKGNIQKVVCGENVGTTIGG